The nucleotide sequence TGGATACTATTTTCCATCGCAATTATCACCTGGATAGCGTTAACTATCAAAGTATTCTTACCCGGACCAAGACGTACCTGAGTTAGCATATTCGAATTAAATCAGGTAAATAGCCTGTAAAATTTTCTGATAGCACTCAAAATATTTTATTAATGTTCATGTTTTAATTGAAAGTTAAACTTGTGAAAAGTATAATTGTAGAGTAAATATTTTATTCTAAAACCATATAGAGGCGATAATGGGCAAAGGAGACAAAAAATCAAAAAAAGGGAAAAGATTCAGACACTCGTTTGGAAGGACAAGACAACGGAAACATACTAAAGTAATCATCACAAAAAAGAAAACAGAAGAAAAGCCAAAATCAATAGAACAGAAAAAGACACTTCGCAGTGAACCTGAATTGGAAAAACCAGTTGTTGTTCTTGAACCAAAGGTAGATGAAATTAAATTGGTTCAACCAGAAATCTCTGAAATAAAAGAAGAAGTTCAAATTTCGGAAGTATCTGTTGCTGTAATTCCGGATATACCTGAAGAAAGTCTTGCCCCGGTTATCGAATCATCTGAACCAAGTCA is from Ignavibacteriota bacterium and encodes:
- a CDS encoding 30S ribosomal protein THX, yielding MGKGDKKSKKGKRFRHSFGRTRQRKHTKVIITKKKTEEKPKSIEQKKTLRSEPELEKPVVVLEPKVDEIKLVQPEISEIKEEVQISEVSVAVIPDIPEESLAPVIESSEPSQSAKEELKKEIRTEEKVSPEAPKKRGRPKKKKEE